CCGGCTCCGCCACGCGAAATTTCGCCACGTCTTCGCCGCTGGCGGCGTCCGCGCGAATGAACCCGGTCAGGGTCCCGTCGTCGGGGAAGGTGTCCTGGAACAGATCGAGGTCGTGCACGACCCAGGAATGGGTGTTGTCCAGATAGACCTCGAAGTTATCAATGAGCGGCGCATTGCTGTGACATGCGCCGGAACCAATCGAGCCGGTCCACACATCGGCCCGGTCGACCACGACCACCTCGAACTGAATCTCGTCGGTTCCGCTCGTGGTCGCGACGTACGTGGAAACGTCCTTCTCAAAGACAAGCCAGTCAAGCGCATCGCCGTAGTACACAAAACTATCCGACATCCATTTGGTCGGGCACCCGCCGTCGCTGCGCGTGCGCGTTTGCCAAGTATAAAAAACCAGGTTGTCGCGGGGCAAATCGCGGTAGACGTCGAAGCGAAAGTGCGTCGTCTGGCCGGGCATCGGTTCCCAGGGAATCCACGGCGATCGGATGGAGTTACGGATGTAGCTGTTGTCGCCGTCGTGTTTGGGTACGGCCGCATAGGCTCCGAATCCCCCGCACGCGTACGTCTCCGGGGATCCGTTGTAGAAACCCCATACGCTGCTCGAGTTGATGTCGGTCGCGGAAAGCGGTGGCGAACGCTGCAGGGTCGATGCACCCGCGTACAATTGAGCGAAATCACCGCGCCCCAGCGCGCGACCGCTCCAGGTGCCGTCGGCGGTGGTGCCGCTCAGACTGGGATCCGCCTCGAAGGTTTGAAGGTTGAGGATCGCCCCGACCCCGGTCATCACTCGGAACTCGTCGAGGATCACAGCACCGTCGGTGTTCACGAGGCCATCCTCGTCCGACCATGAGGCATCGGACTGAAAGCGAAAGCGCAGCCGCACCGACGTCGAGGGCAGGCTGGCGGCGGGTATCAAAACGGATTCATATACCGACGGCCAGAGCAGTCCGGAGTAGCTCGTGGTTCCCGTCGAGGGAAGGGTCACCGCCGTCCACTGTCCGCTGACATTCTGGTATTCGAGATAGATCTTGTCGTAGTTGGATTCGGTGTCGTAGGTGATGCGGTATTCAAAGCGGACCGAACTGCCAGCCGGCTTGGTGATGGCAATCGATTCGAACGCTTCGTTCCATCCGTTCCCGTAGCCGGGTGGGGTATTGTACGAACAAAAATTTGGATCCAGCGGCGCGGACGGAATTCCGCACCAAACGGCTTTGTCGCCCATAATCGGAACCAGCCTGCCAAACGATCCACCGGTCAGAAAGTCGCTGGTCGAGGCGATAAAAAACCGAAACGGAATGGGGTGGGTGAGATCATGGGTCGTCCAGCCCATCGGGTTGAGCGTTTCGAAGTCGTAGAAAGCGAGCGTTGTAATAGGAAGCACGCCAGGCGCGCCGCCACGAATGGACTGCGAGGGGTTGCTTGGCAACTGGGCGTCGAGGTCGCGCGGCCCCGGGTCGATCAGAATCTGGCTATCTCGCGCGCCCACTGGCTGATTGAAGAAAATCAGAAGGCCGAAAAGCAGGGGTGGCAAGAGCGCGTACTTCATGGCACACCTCCAGGGGAAGTGGGAACGCGCCAGGACGCGGCGCGTCCCGTGTACGCGCAGAATACCACAAATAGGGATGAAAAGTTGGCGCCCTTGGGGCCGGGGGCGACGTCTACGCTTCTTCGATCGACTCCGTCAGGACCACCGCTTCGTTGTTCGCGACCTTGAGGATCCCGGGTCCGATGCGGTAGCGGTACGACTCGCCGTCCTTGCTGCGCAGCGTGAGATCGCCCGCGAGCAAGGTCGTGATGAGCGGCGCGTGGTGCGCGAGGATGCCGAGGTAGCCGGCACCACCGGGGGCGGTCACCGAGACCACCTCGCCGTCGAAGACGGTCCGGTTCGGGGTCAGCATCTTGAACTTGTAGGTCGCGCCCGTCGACATCGCTTAGCCCATCTTCTTCGCGCGCTCGACCACTTCGTCGATCGAACCCACCATGTAGAACGCCTGCTCCGGGATGTCGTCGTGCTTGCCCTCGATGATCTCCTTGAAGCCGCGAATGGTGTCCTGGATCTTGACGTACTTGCCCGGAGTACCGGTGAACACTTCCGCCACGAAGAAGGGCTGCGAAAGGAAGCGCTGGATCTTGCGCGCGCGGTTGACGGTCAGGCGGTCCTCTTCGGACAGCTCATCCATACCCAAGATGGCGATGATGTCCTGCAGCTCCTTGTTGCGCTGGAGAATCTCCTGCACGCGGCGCGCGACGTCGAAGTGCTCCTCGCCCACGACCGCGGCGCTCAAGATGCGCGAGGTCGACGCGAGCGGATCCACCGCGGGGTAGATGCCGAGCTCCGCGATTTGTCGGGAGAGCACCGTGGTGGCGTCCAGGTGCGAGAACGTGGTCGCGGGGGCCGGATCGGTGATGTCGTCGGCGGGCACGTAAATCGCCTGCACCGACGTGATCGACCCCTTCTTGGTGGAACAGATGCGCTCCTGCAGTCCGCCCATCTCGGTGCCCAGCGTGGGCTGGTAACCCACGGCGCTGGGCATGCGGCCCAAGAGCGCCGACACCTCCGAGCCCGCCTGCACGAAGCGGAAAATGTTATCCACGAACAGGAGCACGTCCTGGTTCTCTTCGTCGCGGAAGTACTCCGCG
The DNA window shown above is from Vicinamibacteria bacterium and carries:
- a CDS encoding F0F1 ATP synthase subunit epsilon; the protein is MSTGATYKFKMLTPNRTVFDGEVVSVTAPGGAGYLGILAHHAPLITTLLAGDLTLRSKDGESYRYRIGPGILKVANNEAVVLTESIEEA
- the atpD gene encoding F0F1 ATP synthase subunit beta, producing AEYFRDEENQDVLLFVDNIFRFVQAGSEVSALLGRMPSAVGYQPTLGTEMGGLQERICSTKKGSITSVQAIYVPADDITDPAPATTFSHLDATTVLSRQIAELGIYPAVDPLASTSRILSAAVVGEEHFDVARRVQEILQRNKELQDIIAILGMDELSEEDRLTVNRARKIQRFLSQPFFVAEVFTGTPGKYVKIQDTIRGFKEIIEGKHDDIPEQAFYMVGSIDEVVERAKKMG